The region ATCTACGATGATTCTGATGAACGGATTGGTGCAGGACTTCAACTTTGCCGCCTATATCGGGTCGGACGATGAGATCCTTTCAACACAGATGTATCTCCCGATGCCGCCCGCACGGACGACGTTGGCGAACTTCTTTTCGCCACTGGTTCACAACATCGAACAGATGTTCCTGACAGGCGAAGCGACCTATCCGGTTGAACGGACGCTATTGACAACGGGACTCGTCGCAGCAGGCGTTGACAGCCTCTTTGCCGAAGGCACACGACAGGAGACACTCCATTTAGACATCGCCTATCAATCCACCGAAACGTCAACCTTTTGGAGGACCTAAGCGCATGAAACGCATTGCAGTTATTGCTACGATTTATCGTTATCTATCGCACGCGCAACACTTCGCCGACCGGTTTCTCGTCGGCTACCCAACCGAGGGTAGATGGCACCGTCCGAATATGAAAGTTGTCTCTCTGTTTGTTGACCAGAAACCAGAAGGCGATCAGAGCCTTGACCGTGCCAGAGAATTCGGTTTCTCCGTCTATCCTACGATTGCTGAAGCACTCCGATGTGGGGGTGATGAACTTGCGGTGGATGCCGTGCTACTCATCGGTGAACACGGCGAATATCCACGCAATGAGAAAGATCAAGTCCTCTATCCACGGTATGAATTCTTCAAAGCGTGCGTCAAGGTTTTTGAGGAAGATGGACGTGCCGTGCCTATCTACAACGATAAACATCTCTCCTACAGCTTTGAGAAAGCAAAAGAGATGGTGGACGATGGACATCGTCTCGTTTTTGGGGTTTTGGCAGGTTCATCGTTGCCCGTCACGTGGCGGTTGCCGGATGTTGAATTGCCCTTGGAATGTGAAATAGAAGAGGCACTTATGGTAGGCGTTGGCGGTTCGGATCCGATGGACTATCACGCCTTGGAGGCGATGCAGTGTATGGTAGAACGCCGAAAGGGCGGCGAAACTGGAGTCGCTGCGGTGCAGTTGATTGAGGGTGACGCTGTCTGGGAGGCGGGGAAAGACAGACGCTGGTCTATAGAATTATTGGAAGCAGCACTTTCGAGAAGTGATACGCCGTGTGGTTTAACAGATGAAGACGGCAGAACGCAGGATATGATTGCTAATGGCGAAATCTACCGACTCGTTGAAAATCCGTCTGCCTATTTTATTGAATATAACGACGGTTTGAAGGCGACGCTTCTGATGCTCAACGGTGCAGTCCGAGATTACTGCTTCGCTGCACAACTGAAGGACAAATCGGTGCCGGTGTCCACGCAGTTTTTCTTAACGCCGACGCCGAATGTCACTTATTCGGCGTGTCTGATTGCCAAGATTGAGGAGCTCTTTGAAACGGGTATTGCGCCCTATACCGCGGAACGGACGTTATTGGTGAGCGGTGCATTGGAGAGTTGTCTAACCTCTCGCCTTGAGGGACATGTCCGTTTAGAGACGCCACATCTTAACGTTGTGTATAGCGCGCCTGCGGAATCACAGCATGCACGGCGTTGATTGACTTTGCAGTTTTCTTAATCCGCGGCTTCAGTCTTTAAAGGTTCAGGTTTATCATTCGAAGACTCGACGAACTTATATTTGCCAGACTTCCGCAATTCCTTCTCTATTTCTCGGTGATAAGCAATTAACCGTTCGAGATCATGTCCACATTCTGCAGAGATTTTATGGCGTATTTCGCGAACCTCCTTAACGACCTCGCTCATTTCTTCGTTATTGATGAGGTGAGCATTCTTCATTTTAGATTGTCCCTTCTAAATAATTCAGAGGCGTTGTTAATAAGGGCATCGGTAATCCCAATTCACGATTAATCTGCGTAATGAAATCAAATTTGTTCGGGTTAGCAATATGTGCTAAATTCCATGTGAGTAATGCGTCAATTTTATGAAACGAGGCAATTGCAAGGTGAAGCGCGTCTCCAAGCGGATCTTGAGGCATTATTAACTTATCAATATAGACTTGTGCAATTCGCTGAATCTCGTTGGTACTAGCGAACAGTTCAACACCTTCAAGTAACTTAAGCCGCTCTTGCGTTACTTTGCTTCTCGCTCGCCTAAGTTCGGTAGCGACAGCAATACTGGAAGTCAGAATAAATTGATTTGCATATTCCTCCCACCACTGCCGAGTTAACCGTTGTCGAGCGAGCGAGCCTGCGTCCATTCGCAACGTGTAGTAGGCACTCGGAATTGTCGTCTCAATGTAGATACGTTTCTGCATTCGTGTCCGAACTGTGTCTCATGAAGCAAGGTTGTTAAGCACGACGTTTGCCAATAAGCAAACCAACAAAGTTATTATATCATGCAAAAACCCAATTGTCAAAAACAATTAGCAGTATTTCAAAGATATCGAAACCTATGTTTCATTGAATGCAAAGACAGTTTCAAAGCAAAGCTGCTGATGCTCAACTTTGCCGTTTCAGTTTTTACACATTCCTGCTATTGTTCTCTACTGCACGATGTAGTGAAGTTTTACCCATTTCATCCTTGCAATACCTTCACTGTCCCCGAAGCATCTTTCTCGATTCCAATGTGCCAGGGCGTGTTGCCGGTTCTTTATATTCAATGAGGGTCGCCATCATTCTTTTTAAAAAATTGCGGCGTGTTGCCAGCAAGGTTCTTTATATTCACATTTGCGCCATTGTTAGACAATACTTCCGCTGTCTTATATGCATTTAAAAACGCTGCAACGTGTAGCGGTGTATCACCTACATCATTTTTTGCGTTGACATTCGCGCCGTATTTGATTAACATTTCTGCAGTTTTATAGTTATTCTGCTGTGCTGCAATATGTAGCGGTGTATCGCCCCCATTATCCTTGGTGTTGACCTCTGTCCCATTTTTGAGCAATACCTCCGCAACTTCGCACGTATTGTACAGTGCTGCAATATGTAGCGGTGTATCACCTACATCATCTTTTGCGTTGACATTCGCGCCGTACTTGATTAACATTTTCGCTTCTTTATAATTATTGTGCCGTGCTGCGTAGTGTAGTTGTGTTTCTCCTTCCCAGTCCTTATAGTTTACCAATATTTTTGCTGTCTCTTGAGCGTTTTTATTTTCCGCTATTTGTAATGGCGTATTACCATATTCATCTTTTGCGTTTATATCGGCACCATGGTCCAGTAATATTTCTGCCGTATCAAAGGCATTGTTGCGTGCCGCGGCGTGTAAAGGGGCATTTCCATATTTATCTTTTGCTTCTATATCGGCTCCATGGTCCAATAAGATGACTGCTGTATCAAAGGAATTTTCCTATGCCGCCCGATGCAAGGGAGTTTGCTCAAGATCGTTTCTGGCTTCTATATCCGCACCGTTATCCAATAATATCTGTGCGGTTGCCCTGGCATTATTTTCTGCTGCAAGGTGCAGGGCGGTTGCCCCAGCAGCATCCATCGCGTTGATAGTTATGCCGTGTTTGATTAGGAGTTCTACAATTTCAGCATCATCTTTTGCTGCAGCTTGATGCAGTGCGGTTTTACCCGTCTCATCCTTGAAACTAATCAATAGCTCCACTATATTAAAGGCATCTTTCTCTACGGCTCGGTGTAAAGGAGTGGTATTACTATTGTTTTTTGCGTTTATATCCGCACCACGTTCCAATAAGATGACTGCTGTATAATATGCGTTTTGCCATGTGGCATCGTGCAAAGGCGTGTCTCCATATTTATCTTTTGGGTTTGTATCTGCCCCATGGTCCAATAAGATGACTGCTGTATCAAAGGAATTTTCTTGTGCCGCCCGATGCAAGGGAGTTTGCTCAAGATCGTTTCTGGCTTCTATATCCGCACCGTTATCCAGTAATATCTGTGCGGTTGCGCCCGCATTATTTTCTGCTGCAAGGTGCAGGGCGGTTGCTTCATCAGAATCCGTCGCGTAGACACTTATACCGTTTTCGATGAGGAGTTCTACAGTTTCAACGTCATTTTTTGCTGCAGCCAGAAGGAGTGCAGTCTCATCCGCTTCATCCTTGAGGTTAATCAATAGCTTCACTATATCAGGGGCACTTTCCTCTACGGCTCGGTCTAAAGGCGTATACCCAAATATATTTCTTGCATTTATATCCGCACCATGTTCCATTAAGACTTCTACTGTATCAGAGGCATTTTTCTCTATGGCTTCGTGTAAAGGTGTATATCCATATTCATCTTCCGCGTTTATGTTGGCTCCGTGTTCTAATAATATCTGTGTGGTTGCCCTGGCATTATTCTTTGCTGCGAGGTGCAGTGCTGTTGCTCCGGCAGAATCTGGCACGTCTATACTTATACCGTGTTTGATTAGAAGTTTTGCAGTTTCAGTGTCATTTTTTGCTGCAGCACGATGGAGCGCAGTCTTACCCGTTTTATCCGTAAAACTAATCAATATTTTCACTGTATCAGACGCGTTTTGACGCACGGCTTGGTGTAAAGGCGTATACCCATATTTATCTTCCGCGTTTATATTGGCACCGTGTGCTAATAATATCTGTGCTGTATCAGATGCATTTCGCCGTGCGGCGTTGTGTAAAGGAGTGGCATTAATGTTGGTTTTTGCATTTATATTCGCCTTGTGTTCCAATAAGAGTTTTACTATATCAGACGCATTTTGCCACGCAGCTCGGTGCAATGGTGTGAACCCATATTTATCTTCTGCTTCTATATCCGCACCGTATGCCAATAAGACTTCTACTGTTTCAGCGTCATTTTTTGCTGCAGCGTGGTGCAGTGCGGTTTTACCCGTTTCATCCTTGAAGCTAATCAATAACTCCACTATATCAGAGGCGTTTTGACGGGCAGCTCGGTGCAATGGTGTAGTACCATGATTGTTCCTTGCATTAATGTCTGCTCCGGACTTGAGCAACACTTCCGCTGTCTTAAAGGTATTTTCCCTTGCAGCGTTGTGTAAAGGTGTGTTCCCATATTTATCTTTTGCGTTTATATCCGCCCCTTGTGCCAACAAGAGTTTTACTGTATCAGAGGCGTTTTGCCGTGCGGCGTTGTGTAAAGGTGTGATGTCAATGTTGTTTTTCGCGTTTATATTGGCACCGCGTGCCAATAAGAGTTTTACTATATCAGACGCATTTTGCCACGCAGCTTGGTGCAATGGTGTATACCCATATTTATCTTCTGCTTCTATATCCGCACCGTATGCCAATAAGAGTTTTACAGTTTCAGCGTCATCTTTTTCTACAGCCTGATGCAGCGCAGTCTTACCCGTTTTATCCGTGAAACTAATCAATAACTCTACTATATCAGAATCAGAAGCGTTTTCCTCTACGGCTCGGTGTAAAGGCGTGGCATTACTGTTGTTTTTTGCGTTTATCTTGGCACCGTGTTTCAGTAATATCTGTGCGGTTGCCTTTGCATTATTCGCTGCTGCGAGGTGCAGTGCTGTTGCTCCGGCAGAATCCGTTGCGTTGATAGTTATGCTGTATTTGATGAGAGTTTCTACAGTTTCACGGTCATCTTTTGCTGCAGCACGATGGAGCGCAGTCTTACCCGTTCTATCCTTGAAACTAATCAATAACTTCACTGTCTCAGAGGCGTTTTCCTCTATCGCTCGGTGTATCGGTGTATACCCCTCTTCATCTTCTGCGTTTATATCCGCACCATGGGACAATAAGAACACTGCCGTTTCTGACGCATTGCGCCGTGCCGCGCGGTGTAAAGGTGTCTCCGCACATTTATCTTCTGCGTTTATATCCCCACCGTGGGACAATAATATGTGTGCGGTTGCCCTGGCATTATTTTCTGCTGCTATGTGAAGGGCGGTTGCCCCAGCAGCATCCGTCGCGTCTATACTTATACCGTGTTTGATTAGCACTGCTACAGTTTCAGAATCATCTTTTGCTGCAGCACGATGGAGCGCAGTCTTACCCGTTTTATCTCTGAAACTAATCAATATCTTCACTATATCAGAGGCATTTTTCCATACAGCGTTTTGTAAAGGTGTATCGGCATATTTATCTTTTGCGTTTACATCCGCACCATGTTCCAATAAGATGACTGTGGTTTCAAAGGCATTTTGCCATGCGGCTTGGTGTAAAGGCGTATACCCATCTTCAGCTTCTGCGTTTATATTGGCCCCGTATTCCAATAAGAGTTCTACTGTATCAGACGCATTTTGCCGTGCAGCGTGGTGCAAAGGCGTGTCCCCTTCTTCATCTTTTACTTCTATATCTCCCTCGTGTTCCAATAAGAGTCTTACTGTATCAGAGGCATTTTGCCGTGCAGCGAGGTGCAAAGGTGTGACACCAATGTTGTTTTTTGCGTTTATATCCGCACCATGTTCCAATAATATCTGTACGGTTGCCTTTGCATTATTCGCTGCTGCGAGGTGAAGTGCGGTTGCTCCAGCAAAATCCGTTGCGTTGATACCTATACCGTGTTTGATGAGGTGTTTTACAGTTTCAGCGTCATCTTTTGCTGCAGCACGATGCAGTGCGGTTTTACCTGTTTTATCTCTGAAACTAATCAATATCTTCACTATATCAGAGGCATCTTCCTCTACGGCTCGGTCTAAAGGCGTATACCCATCTTCATCTTCTGCGTTTATATCCGCACCCTGTTCCAATAACACGGCTGCGATTTCAGACGCATTTTGCCGTGCCGCAACGTGTAAAGGCGTGTTCCCACCCTTATCTTTTGCTTCTATATCTGCACCGTTATCCAATAATATCTGTGCGGTTGCCTTTGCATTATTCTTTGCTGCAAGGTGCAGTGCGGTTGCCCTCGCAGAGTCCCTTGCGTCGATACCTATGCCGTGTTTGATGAGGAGTTCTACAATTTCAGCGTCATCTTTCGCTGCAGCGTGGTGCAGTGCAGTCCTACGCGTTTCATCCGTGAAACTAACCAATAATTTCACTGTCTCAGAGGCGTTTTGCCGTGCCGCTTCTTGTAAAGATGTGTTCCCGTTTTTATCTTTTGCGTTTATATCTGCTCCGTGTTCTAATAAGATGGCTGCGGTTTCAGAGGCATTCTGTCGTGCTGCAGCGTGTAAAGGTGTGATGTCCCTATTGCTTTTTGCGTTTATATCCGCACCGTTATCCAGTAATATCTGTGCGGTTGCCCTGGCATTATTTTCTGCTGCAATATACAGTGCGGTTGCCCCAGCAAAATCTGTCGCGTCGATACGTATGCCGTTTTTGATGAGGAGTTCTACAGTTTCAGCGTCATCTTTTGCTGCAGCGTGATGCAATGCGGTTTTACCGGTTCTATCCTTGTAGTTAACATCTGCGCCGTGTGCCGATAAGAGTTTTACAGTTTCAGCGTCATCTTTTTCTGCAGCGTGGTGCAGCGCAGTTTTACCCGTCTCATCCTTGAAGTTAATCAATACCTCCACTATATCAGAGGCGTTTTGCTCTACAGCACGGTGTAAAGGTGTCTCCCCATATTTATCCTTCGCGTTTATATCTGCGCCGTGTGCTAATAAGATCCTTGCGATTTCTGCATTTCTGATTGCCGCGCGGTGCAAAGAGGTTCTGTTGTCATTGTCCCGTGCCTTGATGTCTGCTCCGGACTTGAGCAACACC is a window of Candidatus Poribacteria bacterium DNA encoding:
- a CDS encoding type II toxin-antitoxin system VapC family toxin, whose translation is MQKRIYIETTIPSAYYTLRMDAGSLARQRLTRQWWEEYANQFILTSSIAVATELRRARSKVTQERLKLLEGVELFASTNEIQRIAQVYIDKLIMPQDPLGDALHLAIASFHKIDALLTWNLAHIANPNKFDFITQINRELGLPMPLLTTPLNYLEGTI
- a CDS encoding ankyrin repeat domain-containing protein, with translation MDHGADIEAKDKYGNAPLHAAARNNAFDTAEILLDHGADINAKDEYGNTPLQIAENKNAQETAKILVNYKDWEGETQLHYAARHNNYKEAKMLIKYGANVNAKDDVGDTPLHIAALYNTCEVAEVLLKNGTEVNTKDNGGDTPLHIAAQQNNYKTAEMLIKYGANVNAKNDVGDTPLHVAAFLNAYKTAEVLSNNGANVNIKNLAGNTPQFFKKNDGDPH